The following coding sequences lie in one Arachis hypogaea cultivar Tifrunner chromosome 4, arahy.Tifrunner.gnm2.J5K5, whole genome shotgun sequence genomic window:
- the LOC112796968 gene encoding probable anion transporter 3, chloroplastic isoform X2 — translation MLTGLLCLWRLFLLLQNMDGQVLFLALFRWMPYVCNYQSSFLWGYIFSSVVGGALVDRYGGKRVLAWGVLLWSLATLLTPLAANHSTTSLLAIRAFFGLAEGVALPSMSTLMSSWFPSNERASAVGISMAGFHLGNVIGLLLTPIMLSTIGISGPFILFSSLGLLWATTWAYRVTDDPQESNFISRSELRLIQAGKAASPKKSSQFPPLRLLLSKLPSWAIIFANATNNWGYFVLLSWMPVYFKSVYNVNLKQAAWFSAVPWATMAISGYLAGSISDSLINKGYPTTFVRKVMQTIGFIGPAVTLLCLYYANSPTTAATLMTAALSLSSFSQAGFMLNIQDIAPQYAGILHGISNSAGTLAAIISTIGTGYFVQWLGSFQAFLTLTAALYFVTTIFWNLFATGDQVL, via the exons ATGCTGACAGGGTTGTTATGTCTGTGGCGGTTGTTCCTCTTGCTTCAAAATATGGATGGTCAAGTTCTTTTCTTGGCATTGTTCAG ATGGATGCCTTATGTATGCAATTACCAGTCATCATTCTTGTGGGGATACATATTCTCCTCTGTGGTTGGAGGAGCTTTGGTGGACAGGTATGGAGGGAAAAGGGTGCTGGCATGGGGTGTTCTTTTGTGGTCTCTGGCAACTCTTCTTACCCCTTTGGCAGCCAACCACTCCACAACAAGCTTATTGGCAATTCGCGCCTTCTTCGGCCTAGCTGAAGGAGTGGCGCTTCCATCCATGAGCACTCTCATGTCAAG TTGGTTCCCAAGTAATGAGAGGGCGAGTGCAGTTGGAATTTCAATGGCTGGATTTCATCTTGGCAATGTTATAGGCTTGTTGCTCACACCAATTATGTTGTCCACTATCGGAATCTCCGGTCCTTTTATCTTATTCTCCTCTCTTGGGTTGCTCTGGGCGACAACATGGGCGTATCGAGTTACAGATGATCCTCAAGAAAGTAATTTCATCAGCAGATCAGAGCTAAGATTGATACAAGCTGGAAAAGCAGCTTCTCCCAAGAAAAGCAGCCAGTTTCCTCCACTACGCCTTCTACTATCGAAATTACCATCATGGGCTATCATATTTGCCAATGCAACTAACAATTGG GGCTACTTTGTTCTTCTCTCATGGATGCCAGTTTATTTCAAAAGC GTATATAATGTGAATTTGAAGCAAGCAGCTTGGTTTAGTGCAGTTCCATGGGCAACAATGGCCATTTCAGGCTATCTTGCTGGTTCTATATCAGACTCCTTAATCAACAAAGGGTACCCCACGACATTTGTCAGAAAGGTCATGCAG ACCATTGGATTCATTGGGCCAGCAGTGACCTTACTGTGCCTATATTATGCCAATTCACCAACAACTGCTGCCACTCTCATGACTGCGGCTCTGAGCTTGAGTTCTTTCAGCCAGGCCGGCTTTATGCTAAATATACAA GATATTGCTCCTCAGTATGCAGGAATACTACATG GAATATCAAATTCAGCTGGGACTTTAGCAGCTATCATAAGCACAATTGGAACCGGTTATTTTGTACAGTGGCTGGGTTCATTTCAGGCTTTCTTAACTTTAACAGCAGCTCTTTATTTTGTCACAACCATTTTTTGGAATCTTTTTGCTACAGGCGACCAAGTTTTGTGA
- the LOC112796968 gene encoding probable anion transporter 3, chloroplastic isoform X1 — MAANINLAPSSMSATRRFHFSSSSSCSLAPHLSFRRTKLGFESKIPSLVLKGWRRTENLESKKRKEREHQQWRSTSTNVRCTAEGIDGGMFIGKRAKEEGVRIPERFKVVSLVACVMCLCNADRVVMSVAVVPLASKYGWSSSFLGIVQSSFLWGYIFSSVVGGALVDRYGGKRVLAWGVLLWSLATLLTPLAANHSTTSLLAIRAFFGLAEGVALPSMSTLMSSWFPSNERASAVGISMAGFHLGNVIGLLLTPIMLSTIGISGPFILFSSLGLLWATTWAYRVTDDPQESNFISRSELRLIQAGKAASPKKSSQFPPLRLLLSKLPSWAIIFANATNNWGYFVLLSWMPVYFKSVYNVNLKQAAWFSAVPWATMAISGYLAGSISDSLINKGYPTTFVRKVMQTIGFIGPAVTLLCLYYANSPTTAATLMTAALSLSSFSQAGFMLNIQDIAPQYAGILHGISNSAGTLAAIISTIGTGYFVQWLGSFQAFLTLTAALYFVTTIFWNLFATGDQVL, encoded by the exons ATGGCTGCTAACATAAATTTAGCTCCTTCATCTATGTCCGCCACAAGGAGGTTccatttttcttcatcttcttcttgttcCTTGGCACCCCATTTGAGTTTTAGAAGGACCAAGTTGGGATTTGAATCCAAAATCCCATCTTTAGTACTGAAAGGATGGAGAAGAACAGAGAATTTGGAGAGCAAGAAAAGGAAAGAACGAGAACATCAACAATGGAGGAGTACCAGTACCAATGTGAGGTGCACTGCAGAGGGAATAGATGGAGGCATGTTCATTGGAAAAAGAGCCAAAGAAGAAGGTGTTAGGATTCCAGAGAGGTTTAAGGTGGTGAGTTTGGTGGCATGTGTTATGTGTCTTTGTAATGCTGACAGGGTTGTTATGTCTGTGGCGGTTGTTCCTCTTGCTTCAAAATATGGATGGTCAAGTTCTTTTCTTGGCATTGTTCAG TCATCATTCTTGTGGGGATACATATTCTCCTCTGTGGTTGGAGGAGCTTTGGTGGACAGGTATGGAGGGAAAAGGGTGCTGGCATGGGGTGTTCTTTTGTGGTCTCTGGCAACTCTTCTTACCCCTTTGGCAGCCAACCACTCCACAACAAGCTTATTGGCAATTCGCGCCTTCTTCGGCCTAGCTGAAGGAGTGGCGCTTCCATCCATGAGCACTCTCATGTCAAG TTGGTTCCCAAGTAATGAGAGGGCGAGTGCAGTTGGAATTTCAATGGCTGGATTTCATCTTGGCAATGTTATAGGCTTGTTGCTCACACCAATTATGTTGTCCACTATCGGAATCTCCGGTCCTTTTATCTTATTCTCCTCTCTTGGGTTGCTCTGGGCGACAACATGGGCGTATCGAGTTACAGATGATCCTCAAGAAAGTAATTTCATCAGCAGATCAGAGCTAAGATTGATACAAGCTGGAAAAGCAGCTTCTCCCAAGAAAAGCAGCCAGTTTCCTCCACTACGCCTTCTACTATCGAAATTACCATCATGGGCTATCATATTTGCCAATGCAACTAACAATTGG GGCTACTTTGTTCTTCTCTCATGGATGCCAGTTTATTTCAAAAGC GTATATAATGTGAATTTGAAGCAAGCAGCTTGGTTTAGTGCAGTTCCATGGGCAACAATGGCCATTTCAGGCTATCTTGCTGGTTCTATATCAGACTCCTTAATCAACAAAGGGTACCCCACGACATTTGTCAGAAAGGTCATGCAG ACCATTGGATTCATTGGGCCAGCAGTGACCTTACTGTGCCTATATTATGCCAATTCACCAACAACTGCTGCCACTCTCATGACTGCGGCTCTGAGCTTGAGTTCTTTCAGCCAGGCCGGCTTTATGCTAAATATACAA GATATTGCTCCTCAGTATGCAGGAATACTACATG GAATATCAAATTCAGCTGGGACTTTAGCAGCTATCATAAGCACAATTGGAACCGGTTATTTTGTACAGTGGCTGGGTTCATTTCAGGCTTTCTTAACTTTAACAGCAGCTCTTTATTTTGTCACAACCATTTTTTGGAATCTTTTTGCTACAGGCGACCAAGTTTTGTGA